The Teredinibacter sp. KSP-S5-2 genome includes a window with the following:
- a CDS encoding lipoprotein-releasing ABC transporter permease subunit, with protein sequence MSGIPLFIGLRYTNAGKKNQLVSFLSIISTLGLIVGVSLLVAVLSIMNGFDRELREKILGLVPQAAIYQHGGIDDWQFVREKVLRDEAITAAAPFVQLSGLSRYKSNTSSVLLYGIDSQLEKEVSLIEEYIDPQLLDSLDSDSPRILLGQGLANKLDVVVGEKIMLLIPNMQNTRAAPKLQYFEVVGLLQSNTELDTRLALTSLTQASALSEYPGRVSGVRLTLKDIFSAPNVVYSQMLQLGAGFYGNNWTRTHGNLYHAIHMSRNLVGLLMGLIVAIAAFNVVSTLVMVVIEKKGDIAILRTMGASSSDIVKIFLVLGSVIGFIGTALGVGFGVLLAVTAQDLMHWLELQLGIQFLKSDVYPLTYLPSEILLSDIVTVGLTAMALSFLAAIYPAWKASRVQPAEALRYE encoded by the coding sequence ATGAGTGGAATCCCGTTATTTATTGGTTTGCGCTACACCAACGCGGGTAAAAAAAACCAGCTGGTGTCCTTTTTGTCCATTATTTCCACCTTGGGTTTGATTGTCGGGGTCAGTTTACTGGTTGCGGTGCTATCCATCATGAATGGGTTTGACCGGGAACTGCGGGAAAAGATACTGGGCCTGGTGCCGCAGGCTGCGATATATCAACATGGTGGTATTGATGATTGGCAGTTTGTACGGGAAAAAGTGCTGCGCGACGAAGCCATTACTGCGGCAGCGCCCTTTGTTCAGTTGAGCGGTTTGTCGCGCTATAAAAGCAATACCTCCTCGGTTCTGCTATACGGAATCGACAGTCAGTTGGAGAAAGAGGTTTCCTTAATTGAGGAGTATATCGATCCTCAGCTGCTGGATTCCTTGGACAGTGATTCCCCCCGGATTCTATTAGGACAGGGGCTGGCAAATAAGTTGGATGTTGTGGTTGGCGAGAAGATCATGCTACTGATTCCAAACATGCAGAATACGCGTGCAGCACCGAAGCTGCAGTATTTTGAGGTGGTTGGGCTTCTACAATCCAATACCGAGCTGGATACACGTTTGGCTCTCACATCCTTAACACAGGCCTCGGCGCTTTCCGAGTACCCCGGGCGTGTCAGTGGGGTGCGTCTAACCCTGAAGGATATTTTCTCTGCTCCGAACGTGGTTTACTCCCAAATGCTGCAATTAGGTGCTGGTTTTTATGGTAACAACTGGACGCGAACCCACGGCAACTTGTATCACGCGATCCACATGTCCCGTAATCTGGTTGGATTACTGATGGGCCTGATTGTGGCGATTGCGGCATTTAATGTGGTGTCGACCCTGGTGATGGTGGTGATCGAGAAAAAAGGGGATATCGCTATCCTTCGCACGATGGGTGCCAGCTCTTCGGATATTGTGAAAATCTTCCTGGTTCTGGGCAGTGTTATTGGCTTTATCGGCACGGCGTTAGGCGTTGGCTTTGGTGTGCTGCTTGCCGTGACGGCTCAGGATTTGATGCACTGGCTGGAGTTGCAACTGGGGATTCAATTTCTGAAAAGCGATGTTTACCCGCTTACGTATTTACCTTCTGAGATTTTACTTTCCGATATTGTTACTGTGGGTTTAACCGCGATGGCGTTAAGTTTTCTTGCGGCGATTTATCCTGCATGGAAGGCGAGTCGGGTTCAGCCGGCAGAGGCGCTACGGTACGAATAG
- a CDS encoding lipoprotein-releasing ABC transporter permease subunit — protein sequence MLNSVPLYIGLRYTLWKHRGYIAFVSLFAFVAMALGVFALIVVLSVMNGFDRELKHRILRVIPHGYLSSDVPLSDWQGLSSELEQYKSRYKVLADAPYIAGQGLVSFSGGVRAIEIQGVLPDKEVNVSDVHKHMLIGSIDDLGQTRYGIVLGSLLARYLGVTTGDKVNITLPDVSVTPAGVFPRVKRFEVIGVFQAGAQVDESLALIHLRDAQKLFRMGNNVDGLRLRFADIYDAPKNMGALVNTLNESASLPVAVTGKDWSHTQGNLFQAVKMEKTVVGIMLAVIIAVAAFNIVTSLVMMVAEKRSDIAVLRTQGLSRLNVVKIFMVQGIFMGLMGILLGAVCGVAVAIYLPEIFVWIENTLGWQLFDPSVYFVTQLPSEWRWQDTVTICVFAFVVSVLATIYPAYRAAQIPPAEALRYDI from the coding sequence ATGTTGAATTCCGTCCCTCTCTATATCGGCTTACGTTACACCCTGTGGAAACACCGAGGTTATATTGCCTTTGTCAGCCTGTTTGCCTTTGTGGCCATGGCATTGGGTGTTTTTGCATTAATTGTTGTGCTTTCGGTGATGAATGGTTTTGACCGTGAGCTTAAGCATCGAATCCTACGTGTTATCCCCCATGGTTATCTGTCCAGTGATGTGCCCTTGAGTGATTGGCAGGGTTTATCCAGCGAGCTTGAACAATACAAAAGCCGTTACAAGGTATTGGCGGATGCGCCTTATATTGCCGGTCAAGGGTTAGTCAGTTTTTCTGGCGGTGTTCGGGCTATCGAAATACAGGGTGTATTACCTGACAAAGAGGTCAATGTGTCCGATGTGCATAAACACATGTTGATTGGCTCAATTGATGACTTGGGACAGACGCGATACGGCATTGTGCTAGGTAGCTTATTGGCCCGATATTTGGGTGTGACCACTGGCGATAAAGTGAATATCACTTTGCCGGATGTGTCTGTTACGCCTGCTGGGGTTTTTCCCCGAGTAAAACGCTTTGAGGTCATTGGTGTTTTTCAGGCTGGGGCACAGGTAGATGAATCGCTGGCATTAATTCATCTTCGCGATGCGCAAAAATTATTTCGTATGGGCAACAATGTTGACGGCTTACGATTACGTTTTGCCGATATTTATGACGCACCAAAAAATATGGGCGCGTTGGTGAATACGTTGAATGAGTCAGCATCTTTACCGGTGGCCGTAACAGGCAAAGATTGGAGTCACACTCAGGGAAATTTATTTCAAGCGGTAAAAATGGAAAAAACCGTGGTTGGCATTATGTTGGCGGTCATCATTGCCGTTGCGGCGTTTAATATTGTGACCAGTCTGGTGATGATGGTTGCAGAAAAACGTTCGGATATCGCGGTGTTACGAACTCAGGGCCTTTCCCGGCTGAATGTGGTGAAAATTTTCATGGTGCAGGGCATCTTTATGGGCCTTATGGGAATTTTACTCGGCGCGGTTTGCGGTGTTGCGGTTGCGATTTATTTGCCTGAGATTTTTGTGTGGATTGAAAATACCCTGGGTTGGCAGTTGTTTGATCCATCGGTGTATTTTGTGACACAACTGCCTTCTGAATGGCGTTGGCAGGATACCGTGACCATTTGTGTTTTTGCATTTGTGGTGAGCGTCTTGGCGACGATTTATCCCGCTTATCGTGCAGCGCAAATTCCTCCGGCCGAAGCCTTGAGGTATGACATTTAA
- the lolD gene encoding lipoprotein-releasing ABC transporter ATP-binding protein LolD → MTDRVLSCTDVVKSYRQGPDKVEVLTGVNLQVNAGERIAIIGASGSGKSTLLNLLGGLDIADSGSVEINGQSLQDSSEFQRGVIRNRYLGFVYQFHHLLPEFDAVENVAMPLLIGKAGKQQAKQAAKALLEKVGLASRFTHRPAELSGGERQRVAIARSLANNPSCVLMDEPTGNLDRGNAQAIQNLMLELSRESSTSFIVVTHDSSVAESMDSIYELSNGKLHKQ, encoded by the coding sequence ATGACGGATAGGGTGTTGTCCTGTACGGATGTAGTAAAAAGTTATCGTCAGGGGCCGGATAAAGTTGAGGTGCTCACTGGCGTGAACCTGCAGGTGAATGCGGGTGAACGTATTGCCATTATTGGTGCGTCCGGCAGTGGTAAAAGTACCTTGCTGAATTTGCTGGGCGGTTTGGATATTGCCGATTCTGGCAGCGTTGAAATCAATGGCCAGAGTTTGCAGGACAGCTCCGAGTTTCAGCGGGGGGTAATTCGCAATCGTTATCTCGGGTTTGTTTATCAATTTCATCACCTGTTACCCGAGTTTGATGCTGTGGAAAATGTGGCAATGCCGCTGCTTATTGGCAAGGCGGGTAAACAGCAAGCGAAGCAAGCTGCCAAGGCGTTACTTGAGAAGGTGGGCTTGGCATCGCGTTTTACTCATCGACCAGCCGAGCTTTCTGGCGGCGAGCGTCAGCGTGTGGCGATTGCCCGCTCATTAGCGAATAACCCGAGCTGTGTGTTGATGGATGAACCGACCGGTAACCTGGATCGGGGCAATGCACAAGCGATCCAGAATCTGATGCTTGAGCTTAGCCGTGAGTCTTCCACCAGTTTTATTGTGGTTACCCATGATTCGAGTGTGGCCGAATCCATGGATTCAATTTATGAATTGAGCAATGGGAAGCTGCATAAACAATGA
- a CDS encoding PilZ domain-containing protein, giving the protein MNKTSTESGYDKRNYFRVSSDVFFDYKQVDSFTAENSDAENEFEDAVSLSLINELRRLDKDNVQTLRLLTEKNRLLGDYLQTLSSKIDLIARHTLFTQDHFSGQKEKTRINISEDGISFTADKALYKGNYLVVRMIFLPSYAPVVTFAKVLRCESAGDKHHIAASFHRIEEKDRQELSRQILKAQVMLKKQSTK; this is encoded by the coding sequence ATGAACAAGACTTCAACAGAATCAGGGTACGATAAGCGCAACTACTTTCGGGTAAGCAGCGATGTTTTTTTCGACTACAAACAAGTCGATTCTTTCACCGCGGAAAATAGCGATGCCGAGAACGAATTTGAAGATGCGGTATCGCTCAGTCTCATCAACGAATTGCGCCGTCTCGATAAAGATAATGTGCAAACCTTGCGTTTGCTCACAGAGAAAAATCGCCTTCTTGGCGATTATTTGCAAACACTCAGTAGCAAAATCGACCTGATAGCACGTCACACCTTATTTACGCAGGATCATTTCTCCGGGCAAAAAGAAAAAACCCGAATTAATATCAGTGAAGACGGTATTTCGTTTACCGCCGACAAAGCGTTATACAAAGGGAACTATCTGGTAGTGCGCATGATCTTCTTACCCAGCTATGCGCCGGTTGTAACTTTTGCTAAGGTACTTCGATGTGAATCCGCCGGGGATAAACACCATATCGCCGCATCATTCCATCGAATTGAAGAGAAAGACCGTCAGGAACTTTCGCGACAAATATTGAAAGCTCAGGTGATGCTTAAAAAGCAGTCAACAAAATAG
- a CDS encoding DUF2062 domain-containing protein — protein MPRKLFKRWIPDPSEIRKNPALKFLGVLLHDPNLFHLNRHSVSVAFFVGLFLAFLPLPGQIPLAALGALLFRCNLPIAISLVWITNPLTFPFIYFGAYMIGARILHTPIRDIHFDWTWSWFETHFPLIWEPLLLGCLISSVFFGALGYITIQWTWRWHVITRWKKRQNPDEPEKQ, from the coding sequence ATGCCACGTAAGCTGTTTAAACGCTGGATCCCTGACCCCAGTGAAATTCGAAAGAATCCTGCTCTGAAGTTCTTGGGGGTACTGCTACACGACCCCAATTTATTTCATCTGAACAGGCATTCCGTTTCCGTTGCGTTTTTTGTTGGTCTTTTTCTCGCCTTTTTACCCTTACCTGGGCAAATTCCTCTCGCTGCACTTGGGGCTCTCCTGTTCCGCTGTAATTTGCCAATCGCAATTTCCCTAGTCTGGATCACCAACCCACTGACATTCCCCTTTATCTACTTCGGCGCATACATGATCGGCGCACGTATCCTCCATACACCGATAAGGGATATTCATTTTGATTGGACTTGGAGCTGGTTCGAAACGCACTTCCCTTTGATCTGGGAACCGCTGCTATTGGGATGTTTAATCTCCAGCGTATTTTTTGGCGCTTTAGGCTACATCACCATTCAATGGACATGGCGTTGGCACGTAATAACACGCTGGAAGAAAAGGCAAAACCCGGACGAGCCAGAAAAACAATAA